The Dehalococcoidia bacterium genome has a window encoding:
- the ffh gene encoding signal recognition particle protein: MFDALTDKLQAVFRRLGGRGTISEKDLDEALREVRLALLEADVHFQVVRQFVGRVRERALGAQVQRSLSPAQQVIDIVHQELKELLGGGHARLELSSSPAVVMLVGLKGSGKTTTAAKLALHLRRQGQRPLLVAADPYRVAAAEQLQALGRGLGVPVLAPVDGLSPSELARRALDAGRQDGATVLVVDTFGCLRLDPEEMESLRGLREAFSPSEVLLVADAMTGQEAVRTAQAFHEALGLTGLVLTKLDGDARGGAALSVRAVTGVPIKFVGTGERPDALEPFHPDRFAGRILGMGDVLTLIEKAKEQVSRQEAEELAHRARRGEITLEDLLLQFQRVKKMGPIQQLLGMVPGFAAIKGQLPAEALDERYLKRAEAIILSMTPEERRRPEIIDGSRRRRIARGSGTSPAEVNRLLEQYWQVRRLMQAMAKAQGRQVLSRWPKS, from the coding sequence ATGTTCGATGCCCTGACCGATAAGCTGCAGGCCGTTTTCCGCCGCCTGGGCGGCCGCGGCACCATCAGCGAGAAGGACCTGGACGAGGCCCTGCGCGAGGTGCGCCTGGCCCTGCTGGAGGCCGATGTCCACTTCCAGGTGGTGCGCCAGTTCGTGGGGCGGGTGCGGGAGCGGGCCCTGGGAGCCCAGGTGCAGCGCAGCCTCAGTCCGGCCCAGCAAGTCATCGACATCGTCCATCAGGAGCTGAAGGAGCTGCTGGGGGGCGGCCACGCTCGCCTGGAGCTGTCGTCATCCCCGGCGGTAGTGATGCTGGTGGGCCTCAAGGGATCGGGCAAGACCACCACCGCGGCCAAGCTGGCCCTGCACTTGCGTCGCCAGGGCCAGCGCCCCCTGCTGGTGGCCGCCGACCCCTACCGGGTGGCAGCGGCCGAGCAACTGCAGGCCCTGGGCCGAGGGCTGGGCGTGCCCGTCCTGGCCCCAGTCGATGGCCTCTCCCCCAGCGAGCTGGCCCGCCGGGCGCTGGACGCCGGTCGACAGGACGGGGCCACGGTGCTGGTGGTGGACACCTTCGGCTGCCTGCGCCTGGACCCCGAGGAAATGGAGTCCCTGCGAGGCCTGCGGGAGGCCTTCTCCCCCAGCGAGGTCCTCCTGGTGGCCGACGCCATGACCGGCCAGGAGGCAGTGCGGACGGCCCAGGCCTTCCACGAGGCGCTGGGGCTAACGGGGCTGGTGCTCACCAAGCTGGACGGCGACGCCCGTGGCGGGGCCGCCCTCTCGGTGCGAGCCGTCACTGGGGTGCCCATTAAGTTCGTGGGCACGGGCGAGAGGCCCGACGCCTTGGAGCCGTTCCACCCCGACCGTTTCGCAGGCCGCATCCTGGGCATGGGCGACGTCCTCACCCTCATCGAGAAGGCCAAGGAGCAGGTCAGCCGCCAGGAGGCAGAGGAGCTGGCCCACCGCGCCCGCCGCGGCGAGATCACCCTGGAAGACCTGCTCCTGCAGTTCCAGAGGGTCAAGAAGATGGGGCCTATCCAGCAGCTGCTGGGCATGGTGCCCGGCTTCGCCGCCATCAAGGGGCAGTTGCCGGCGGAGGCCCTCGACGAGCGCTATCTCAAGCGTGCAGAGGCTATAATACTGTCCATGACGCCGGAGGAGAGGCGGCGGCCGGAGATAATAGACGGCAGTCGTCGGCGTCGCATCGCCCGCGGCTCGGGCACCAGCCCGGCCGAGGTGAACCGTTTGCTGGAACAGTACTGGCAGGTGCGCCGGCTGATGCAGGCCATGGCCAAGGCCCAGGGCCGCCAGGTCCTCTCCCGTTGGCCCAAGTCCTGA
- the rpsP gene encoding 30S ribosomal protein S16, with translation MLRIRLSRMGRRNRPFYRIVVADARAPRDGRFVEIIGHYDPLPDPAKVEVNEERAIYWLKQGAQPSEAVAKLLTRLGIMEKAGLPPYVYTKHLARIQAAKQE, from the coding sequence TTGCTCCGAATAAGGCTTTCCCGTATGGGCAGACGCAACCGCCCCTTCTACCGCATCGTGGTGGCCGATGCCCGTGCCCCCAGGGACGGCCGCTTCGTGGAGATCATCGGCCATTACGACCCCCTGCCCGATCCGGCCAAGGTGGAGGTGAACGAGGAGCGGGCCATTTACTGGCTCAAGCAGGGAGCCCAGCCCAGCGAGGCGGTGGCCAAGCTCCTCACCAGGCTGGGCATAATGGAGAAGGCAGGACTCCCGCCCTATGTCTACACCAAGCACCTGGCACGCATCCAGGCCGCTAAACAGGAGTGA
- a CDS encoding CoA transferase — MRAEAQRGHSRPEGRLPLEGIRVVDFTHYWSGPLATTIMGAFGAEVIKVESPTYLDGYRLASRPLGDMTGWETSPLFNPVNLNKLGLAVDLKRDEGREIFLRLVSVSDVVVENHANHVMRSFRLTYDDLRAVKPDIIMVAMPAYPSCSKLADYVGFAFTFEHLSGGSDATGYSDEEPPFSMGAMSDPSLGYTAVFATMMALWHRNRTGQGAFIEIPQTQAFAYLMARRVVEFQLCGRTHGRMGTRHPYMAPHNVYPCRDPDTWIAITVGSDEEWGRLVEAMGRPEWALEERFATATGRKANEDELDSLIGEWTRRYSHLELMHLLQQAGVTAGAALRPQDLMSDPHLRARDFFVSLPREIVGEHEYPWIGFRLDGVAAHHRKAAPLFGQDNEYVLKELLGLSQSEIQRLAQEGIIGWAPDLNRLEQ; from the coding sequence ATGAGAGCCGAGGCCCAGCGAGGCCACTCCAGGCCTGAAGGGCGGCTGCCCCTGGAGGGCATCCGCGTGGTGGACTTCACCCATTACTGGTCGGGGCCCCTGGCCACCACCATCATGGGCGCATTCGGCGCCGAGGTCATCAAGGTCGAGTCGCCCACCTATCTGGACGGGTATCGTCTCGCCTCGAGGCCTCTGGGGGACATGACCGGTTGGGAGACGAGCCCCCTCTTCAATCCGGTGAACCTGAACAAGTTGGGGCTGGCAGTAGACCTGAAGCGGGACGAGGGGCGAGAGATCTTCCTCAGGCTGGTATCGGTGTCGGACGTGGTGGTGGAGAACCACGCCAACCACGTCATGAGGTCCTTCCGTCTCACCTACGATGACTTGCGCGCCGTGAAGCCCGACATCATCATGGTGGCCATGCCCGCCTATCCCAGCTGCAGCAAGCTGGCCGACTACGTCGGCTTCGCTTTCACCTTCGAGCACCTGAGCGGCGGCAGCGATGCCACCGGCTACAGCGACGAGGAGCCTCCCTTCTCCATGGGCGCCATGTCGGATCCGAGCCTGGGGTACACCGCCGTCTTCGCCACCATGATGGCCCTCTGGCACCGTAACCGCACCGGTCAGGGCGCCTTCATCGAGATACCCCAGACCCAGGCCTTCGCGTACCTGATGGCCAGGCGCGTCGTGGAATTCCAGCTCTGCGGCCGGACGCACGGGCGCATGGGCACCAGGCACCCGTACATGGCGCCCCACAACGTCTACCCGTGCAGGGACCCGGATACCTGGATCGCCATAACCGTAGGCAGCGACGAGGAGTGGGGACGGCTGGTGGAGGCTATGGGCAGGCCCGAATGGGCCCTGGAGGAGCGCTTCGCCACCGCCACCGGGCGCAAGGCCAACGAGGACGAGCTGGACTCCCTGATAGGGGAATGGACCCGCCGCTACTCCCACCTGGAGCTGATGCACTTGCTACAGCAGGCAGGGGTAACGGCCGGTGCGGCCCTGAGACCCCAGGACCTGATGAGCGACCCCCATCTGCGGGCGCGAGACTTCTTCGTGTCCCTGCCCAGGGAAATCGTGGGCGAGCACGAATATCCCTGGATCGGGTTCCGTCTGGATGGGGTCGCTGCCCATCACCGCAAGGCCGCTCCCCTCTTCGGACAGGACAACGAGTATGTGCTGAAGGAGCTGCTGGGCCTCTCCCAGTCGGAGATCCAGAGGCTGGCACAAGAGGGCATCATCGGCTGGGCGCCCGACCTGAACAGGCTGGAGCAATAG
- a CDS encoding KH domain-containing protein, which yields MKELVELVARAIVDHPDQVQVTEEDGGDQVILRLRVAEEDMGRIIGRQGRIANALRTLLRVAAARRGVRAVLEIG from the coding sequence ATGAAGGAGCTGGTGGAACTGGTGGCCAGGGCCATCGTCGACCATCCAGACCAGGTGCAGGTCACAGAGGAAGACGGGGGCGATCAGGTGATCCTGCGCCTGCGGGTGGCCGAGGAGGACATGGGCCGCATCATCGGCCGGCAAGGGCGCATCGCCAATGCCCTGCGCACCCTGCTGCGGGTGGCGGCAGCCCGCCGCGGAGTGCGGGCCGTCCTGGAAATAGGCTGA
- a CDS encoding ABC transporter ATP-binding protein, translated as MDPRLLVDIEKRYPGFHLQVRLTVGTEVLVLYGPSGAGKTQTLRAIAGLVRPDRGEIWLDGRPLFRCDGGRRALNVPAHKRRIGYVFQDYALFPHLTALENVAFGLRGPGRREEALRWLRRMRLEHVAHLYPSQLSGGQRQRVAIARTLATAPSVLLLDEPFSALDPDAKRRLQEELRQLQGELGLPVVYVTHSLEDAFAVGHRIAVIAQGRLQQVGPLSEVVAQPANWQVARAFGLPNLVRARVRSANSDGLHLDWDGVELVAAPRELPPGQEVLAYIRPEEVRFIYPDRPLSAAVRHNRLRVRVLEQRLGRDFRLVRVRTEGPPWAELEVRSPPSTYADLPLVPERELEVAIRPSGIVVLEALGQADASAEGSSGS; from the coding sequence ATGGACCCTCGCCTCCTGGTGGACATCGAGAAGCGCTATCCGGGCTTCCACCTGCAGGTGCGGCTCACGGTGGGGACGGAGGTGCTGGTCCTCTACGGCCCCTCAGGGGCCGGCAAGACCCAGACCCTGCGGGCCATCGCTGGGCTGGTGCGCCCCGACCGCGGCGAGATCTGGCTGGACGGCCGACCCCTCTTCCGCTGCGACGGCGGCCGCCGGGCGCTCAATGTGCCTGCCCACAAGCGACGCATCGGCTACGTCTTCCAGGACTACGCCCTGTTCCCCCACCTCACGGCCCTCGAGAACGTGGCCTTCGGCCTGCGCGGCCCCGGACGACGCGAGGAGGCCCTGCGCTGGCTGCGACGGATGCGCCTGGAGCACGTGGCTCACCTCTATCCGTCCCAGCTCTCGGGCGGCCAGCGACAGCGGGTGGCCATCGCCCGGACCCTCGCCACCGCGCCTTCGGTCTTGCTCCTGGACGAGCCTTTCTCGGCCCTGGACCCGGACGCCAAGCGCCGGCTGCAAGAGGAGCTGAGACAGCTGCAAGGGGAGCTGGGGCTGCCGGTGGTCTACGTCACTCACAGCCTCGAGGACGCCTTTGCAGTGGGACACCGCATAGCCGTCATAGCCCAGGGGAGGCTGCAGCAAGTGGGGCCGCTGTCGGAGGTGGTGGCCCAGCCGGCCAACTGGCAGGTGGCCCGCGCCTTCGGCCTGCCCAACCTGGTGAGGGCGCGAGTGCGGTCGGCCAACTCGGACGGCCTGCACCTGGATTGGGACGGGGTGGAGCTGGTGGCCGCCCCGAGGGAGCTACCGCCGGGTCAGGAGGTGCTGGCCTACATCCGCCCCGAAGAGGTCCGCTTCATCTACCCAGACCGTCCCCTCTCGGCGGCAGTGCGCCACAATCGCCTGCGGGTGCGAGTGCTGGAGCAGAGGCTGGGGCGGGACTTCCGCCTGGTACGGGTGCGCACCGAGGGGCCGCCCTGGGCTGAGCTGGAGGTCCGCTCTCCCCCCAGCACCTATGCCGACCTCCCCCTGGTGCCCGAACGGGAGCTGGAGGTGGCCATCCGCCCCTCGGGCATCGTGGTGCTGGAGGCCCTGGGTCAGGCAGACGCCAGCGCTGAAGGCTCCAGCGGCTCGTAG
- a CDS encoding CoA transferase: MALLSGIRVIDISTGAAGPFTARILGDYGAEVIKVEPPFLGDICRHWGPFPGNVPDMETSPTHLFVNANKKGITLNLATRTGRELLLRLVAKSHVLVESYPPGSLEEMGLGPDVLWGLNPRLIITSVTPFGQSGPYSRFRASHLVLAAMGGHVYMLGEPTRPPLHIGNEAFYFVAGMVGAAGTMMALYETDQRGVGRRVDVSIMETVTSCLVTPTVIWSYQTKLASVPLPPVIPGTVRSGRPFVGEFRCKDGYIGVYLLTFKHWQSMCRLTGHEELLDDPQLLALDVRWRRRQEFYELFAPWFVDRTREEVFRIGLEERIPMAMLHTPEDVLNFEPLLAVQLFRRLDHPRAGVVEKFPGAPFQFEGHPWDLRLPAPLLGQHNQEVLGGELGLDGEALALLRRGGVI, from the coding sequence ATGGCCCTACTGAGCGGGATCAGGGTCATCGATATAAGCACCGGCGCGGCAGGCCCCTTCACGGCCAGGATCCTGGGCGATTACGGCGCTGAGGTGATAAAGGTAGAGCCGCCCTTCCTGGGCGACATCTGCCGCCACTGGGGTCCGTTTCCCGGCAATGTGCCCGATATGGAGACCAGCCCTACCCACCTCTTCGTCAACGCCAACAAAAAGGGGATAACCCTGAACCTGGCCACCCGCACCGGTCGCGAGCTGCTGCTCAGGCTCGTAGCCAAGTCCCACGTTCTGGTGGAGAGCTATCCGCCCGGTAGCCTCGAGGAGATGGGTCTGGGGCCCGACGTGCTCTGGGGCCTCAACCCCAGGCTGATCATCACCTCGGTGACCCCCTTCGGGCAGAGCGGCCCGTATAGCCGCTTCCGCGCCTCCCATCTGGTGCTGGCGGCCATGGGCGGCCACGTCTACATGCTGGGCGAGCCTACGCGTCCGCCCCTTCACATCGGCAACGAGGCCTTCTACTTCGTGGCCGGCATGGTGGGGGCGGCCGGGACGATGATGGCCCTCTACGAGACCGACCAGCGCGGCGTCGGGAGGAGGGTGGACGTCTCCATCATGGAGACGGTCACTTCCTGCCTGGTGACGCCCACCGTCATATGGTCCTACCAGACCAAGCTCGCCTCGGTGCCGCTGCCGCCGGTGATCCCGGGGACCGTCCGCTCCGGGCGGCCCTTCGTGGGCGAGTTCCGCTGCAAGGACGGCTACATCGGCGTCTACCTGCTGACCTTCAAGCACTGGCAGTCCATGTGCCGCCTGACCGGCCACGAGGAGCTGCTGGACGACCCGCAATTGCTCGCCCTGGACGTCCGCTGGCGGCGCCGGCAGGAATTCTACGAGCTGTTCGCTCCCTGGTTCGTGGACCGCACGCGAGAGGAGGTCTTCAGGATCGGGCTGGAGGAGCGCATCCCCATGGCCATGCTCCATACCCCCGAGGACGTCCTCAACTTCGAACCGCTGCTGGCGGTGCAACTGTTCAGGCGCCTGGACCACCCCCGTGCGGGCGTCGTGGAGAAGTTTCCGGGGGCACCGTTCCAGTTCGAAGGTCATCCCTGGGATTTGCGGCTGCCAGCGCCCCTGCTGGGGCAGCACAACCAGGAGGTCTTGGGAGGGGAGCTGGGGCTGGACGGAGAGGCCCTGGCCCTGCTGCGTCGGGGAGGAGTGATATGA
- the rimM gene encoding ribosome maturation factor RimM (Essential for efficient processing of 16S rRNA) yields the protein MARRGPAPPEDVREGFVAVGRVARPFGLEGELLVDPLAEPEVLAPGRYVFLEGRRLRVLSCRWQRGRAVLRLEGIEDRTAAEAYRFRYLEVPQEELGPLGEGEYYYFQLVGLQAVTSSGERLGTVRQVMETGGGNQVLVVHGPRGEVLLPAVEDFVRVDLEAGLVVVEDVPGLLPEAR from the coding sequence ATGGCCCGACGAGGCCCTGCTCCCCCCGAGGACGTCCGCGAGGGGTTCGTGGCCGTGGGCAGAGTGGCCCGACCCTTCGGCCTGGAGGGAGAGCTGCTGGTGGACCCCCTGGCCGAACCAGAGGTGCTGGCCCCCGGTCGTTACGTCTTCCTGGAGGGGCGAAGGCTTCGAGTCCTCTCCTGCCGCTGGCAGCGGGGTCGCGCCGTCCTGAGGCTGGAGGGCATCGAGGACCGCACGGCCGCCGAGGCCTATCGCTTCCGCTATCTGGAGGTGCCCCAGGAGGAGTTGGGTCCCCTGGGCGAAGGCGAGTACTACTACTTCCAGCTGGTGGGGCTGCAGGCCGTCACCAGCAGCGGAGAACGGCTGGGCACCGTCCGCCAGGTCATGGAGACGGGCGGAGGCAACCAGGTCCTGGTAGTCCACGGGCCACGAGGAGAAGTGCTGCTGCCAGCCGTGGAGGACTTCGTGCGGGTCGACCTGGAAGCGGGGCTGGTAGTGGTTGAGGACGTGCCAGGACTCCTGCCCGAGGCCCGCTAG
- the gap gene encoding type I glyceraldehyde-3-phosphate dehydrogenase, translated as MPVKIGINGFGRIGRQTFKAIRDYYRDELQVVAINDLADPATNAHLLKYDSNYGRYPGRVEAQDNALVVDGDRIQVLAEREPAKIPWGDLGVELVVESTGRFTDAEKAAAHLEAGAKKVVITAPARGEDLTIVLGVNEDMYDPARHRIISNASCTTNCIAPVVKVLHDAFGVERGFMTTVHAYTNDQVILDTVHRDLRRARAAAMNIVPTTTGAARAVTLVIPELKGRLDGMAFRVPVSTVSVCDFVGTLQREVSVEEVNQAFREAASEAMRGILDYTDEPLVSADFKGDPHSAIVDGQSTMASGNLVKVVAWYDNEWGYACRVADLCAFIARKGL; from the coding sequence ATGCCTGTGAAGATAGGCATCAACGGCTTCGGACGCATCGGACGCCAGACCTTCAAGGCCATCCGCGACTACTATCGCGACGAACTGCAGGTGGTGGCCATCAACGATCTGGCCGACCCCGCCACCAACGCCCACCTGCTCAAGTACGACTCCAACTACGGGCGCTATCCGGGAAGGGTAGAGGCCCAGGACAACGCCCTGGTCGTCGATGGCGACCGAATCCAGGTCTTGGCTGAGCGGGAGCCGGCCAAGATCCCCTGGGGCGACCTGGGGGTGGAGCTGGTGGTGGAGTCCACGGGCCGCTTCACCGACGCCGAGAAAGCGGCTGCCCACCTGGAGGCGGGGGCGAAGAAGGTGGTCATCACCGCTCCAGCCCGGGGGGAAGACCTGACCATCGTCCTGGGCGTGAACGAGGATATGTATGACCCGGCCCGCCACCGCATCATCTCCAACGCCTCCTGCACCACCAACTGCATCGCGCCGGTGGTGAAGGTCCTGCACGATGCGTTCGGGGTGGAGAGGGGCTTCATGACCACCGTCCACGCCTACACCAACGACCAGGTCATCCTGGACACGGTGCACCGCGACCTGAGGCGGGCGAGGGCCGCCGCCATGAATATCGTTCCTACCACTACCGGCGCCGCCCGGGCCGTGACCCTGGTGATTCCCGAGCTGAAGGGCCGGCTGGACGGCATGGCCTTTCGCGTCCCTGTCTCAACCGTCTCCGTATGCGATTTCGTGGGCACCCTGCAGCGAGAGGTGTCGGTGGAGGAGGTGAACCAGGCCTTCAGGGAGGCGGCCAGCGAGGCCATGCGCGGCATCCTGGACTACACCGACGAGCCGCTGGTCTCTGCCGACTTCAAGGGCGACCCCCACAGCGCCATCGTCGATGGACAGTCCACCATGGCCAGTGGCAACCTGGTGAAGGTGGTGGCCTGGTACGACAACGAGTGGGGCTACGCCTGCCGCGTGGCCGACCTCTGCGCCTTCATCGCCCGCAAGGGCCTCTGA
- the modB gene encoding molybdate ABC transporter permease subunit → MLSALLVSLKVVGVATLVIGVVGTLLALLLARARFPGRAALELVLTLPLVLPPTVVGFFLLYILGRGSPLHDWLGVDLLFTWQGAAVAASTVGLPLMLQSARAAIAAVDPELEDAARTLGRSEPEVLLRVTLPLAHRGILAGLFLGAARALGEFGASLMVAGNIPDRTRTLPMVVYDAALSGDLALAAQTSALLSGIAFLALALTRRLEQPARR, encoded by the coding sequence ATGCTCTCGGCGCTGCTGGTCTCCCTGAAGGTGGTCGGGGTGGCCACCCTGGTCATCGGGGTGGTAGGCACCCTTCTGGCCCTGCTGCTGGCTCGCGCCCGTTTCCCCGGTCGGGCGGCCCTGGAACTGGTGCTGACGCTACCCCTGGTGCTGCCGCCCACGGTGGTGGGCTTCTTTTTGCTCTACATCCTGGGCCGCGGCAGCCCCCTGCACGACTGGCTGGGGGTGGACCTGCTCTTCACCTGGCAGGGGGCGGCTGTGGCCGCCTCGACTGTGGGGCTGCCCCTGATGCTGCAGTCGGCGCGGGCGGCCATCGCCGCTGTGGACCCGGAGCTGGAAGATGCCGCCCGCACCCTGGGCCGCTCCGAGCCGGAGGTCCTTCTACGGGTCACCCTCCCCCTGGCCCATCGCGGCATCCTGGCCGGCCTCTTTCTGGGCGCTGCCCGCGCCCTCGGCGAGTTCGGCGCCAGCCTCATGGTGGCAGGCAACATCCCCGACCGCACTCGTACCCTGCCGATGGTGGTCTACGATGCCGCCCTGAGCGGCGACCTGGCCCTGGCAGCCCAGACTTCGGCCCTCCTCAGCGGCATCGCCTTCCTGGCCCTGGCACTGACCCGCCGCCTGGAGCAGCCCGCCCGTCGCTGA
- a CDS encoding glycosyltransferase family 2 protein, translated as MTTPRLSGISVVFPCYNDGGTIASMVLAVRELLPRLADEYEIIVVDDGSRDYAPQVLCQLQALVPELKVIVHDRNRGYGAAVRAGLMAASKEFVFYTDGDAQYDPRDLELLAAALTPEVDVVNGYKVGRGDGVHRRLAGALYSRAVRGLFGLPVRDVDCDFRLIRRSLLGQVELELDSGAFCVELVKRLQLAGARFAEVPVRHYPRPYGRSQFFRLGRILRTLRDLVRLRRQLAARRPAAPEPEQVVAQRLPHGE; from the coding sequence ATGACCACGCCGAGGCTTTCGGGCATCTCCGTCGTCTTTCCCTGCTACAACGATGGTGGCACCATCGCCAGCATGGTGCTGGCCGTGCGGGAGCTGCTGCCCCGCCTGGCCGACGAGTACGAGATCATCGTGGTGGACGATGGCAGCCGCGATTATGCTCCCCAGGTGCTGTGCCAGCTCCAGGCCCTGGTGCCAGAGCTGAAGGTGATCGTCCATGACCGTAACCGCGGCTACGGGGCAGCGGTGCGGGCGGGCCTGATGGCCGCCAGCAAAGAGTTCGTTTTCTACACCGATGGCGATGCCCAGTACGACCCTCGCGATCTGGAGCTGCTGGCAGCCGCCCTCACGCCCGAGGTGGACGTGGTCAACGGCTACAAGGTTGGGCGGGGCGATGGCGTGCACCGTCGCCTGGCCGGCGCCCTTTACAGCCGGGCCGTCCGCGGCCTCTTCGGCCTGCCCGTGCGAGACGTGGACTGCGACTTTCGCCTCATTCGTCGCTCCCTGCTGGGACAGGTGGAGCTGGAGCTGGACAGCGGCGCCTTCTGCGTGGAGCTGGTGAAGAGGCTGCAGTTGGCGGGCGCCCGCTTCGCCGAGGTGCCGGTGCGTCACTACCCTCGGCCCTACGGGCGGTCCCAGTTCTTCCGTCTGGGCCGCATCCTGCGCACCCTCAGGGACCTGGTCCGCCTGCGCCGACAGTTGGCGGCACGGCGGCCCGCCGCGCCCGAGCCCGAGCAGGTGGTGGCCCAGCGCCTCCCTCACGGGGAGTGA
- a CDS encoding acyl-CoA dehydrogenase family protein produces the protein MSYGPVHYEEFDSAIGLNWYLVDPNLRFLMDRYLPPERRQWAEGHLVRWGELVGGTIARRSEVVDKSPPRLERYDPWGREVCQVVHHPDGLANKRDVWEQGPHALQARGEEVPSVLGAAFTYMLSQADTGLVCATGMTGGVADLVSRYAPPEVKARFMPRLLATSFAEGWDGAMFMTELEGGSDLSHIATVARRVDGDRWLLNGSKWFCSNVDARAIVTLARPEGAPEGLKGIALFLVPALRADGSRNGIVIKRIKDKLGTRSVPTAEVDFVDAEAYILSSPGGESSEARGLNRMMSMVNGSRLGVANMALGIMRRSFLEAAIYAAHRRAFGRLLQDLPLVRETLVEMALEVEAAAALVFETYAHSGRRGDEESRRLYRILVPLSKFRAARRGLELASQGLEIMGGNGYIENFPMARQLRDAQCHTIWEGTENIIALDVWRAIAREGAHEALFSRLEAALERAEHPLLQRSRQVTAGALAQAREAIAFLSGADDELRQLHARRLSSLLADVAQASLLLEEAASELEAHGSARKAAVAGLFVRRRLQSGPLAGIDDDRTVLRLFPAVVRYEPLEPSALASA, from the coding sequence ATGAGCTACGGTCCCGTCCACTACGAGGAGTTCGACTCGGCCATCGGCCTCAACTGGTACCTGGTGGACCCCAACCTTCGCTTCCTCATGGACCGCTACCTGCCGCCGGAGCGGCGGCAGTGGGCCGAGGGCCACCTGGTGCGCTGGGGCGAGCTGGTGGGCGGCACCATCGCCCGGCGATCGGAGGTGGTGGACAAGAGTCCGCCTCGCCTCGAGCGCTACGACCCCTGGGGCCGCGAGGTGTGCCAGGTGGTCCATCACCCCGATGGCCTGGCCAACAAGCGGGACGTCTGGGAGCAGGGGCCTCATGCCCTGCAGGCCCGGGGGGAGGAGGTGCCGTCGGTCCTGGGGGCCGCCTTCACCTACATGCTCAGCCAGGCCGACACGGGCCTCGTCTGCGCCACTGGCATGACAGGGGGCGTGGCCGACCTGGTCTCCCGCTACGCCCCTCCCGAGGTGAAGGCCCGCTTCATGCCCCGGCTGCTGGCCACCTCCTTCGCCGAGGGCTGGGACGGGGCCATGTTCATGACCGAGCTGGAGGGCGGGTCCGACCTTTCCCACATCGCCACCGTTGCTCGCCGTGTGGATGGGGACCGCTGGCTGCTGAACGGCTCCAAGTGGTTCTGCTCCAACGTCGATGCCCGTGCCATCGTCACCCTGGCCCGACCCGAGGGGGCGCCCGAAGGGCTGAAGGGCATCGCCCTGTTCCTGGTGCCAGCCCTGCGAGCCGACGGCTCCCGCAACGGCATCGTCATCAAGCGCATCAAGGACAAGCTGGGGACGCGCTCGGTGCCCACGGCCGAAGTGGACTTCGTGGACGCTGAGGCCTACATCCTCTCCAGCCCCGGCGGCGAGTCGTCGGAGGCACGGGGGCTCAACCGCATGATGAGCATGGTCAACGGCTCGCGCCTGGGGGTGGCCAACATGGCCCTGGGCATCATGCGCCGCAGCTTCCTCGAGGCGGCCATCTATGCCGCCCATCGCCGCGCCTTCGGGCGTCTCCTGCAGGACCTGCCGCTGGTGCGGGAGACGCTGGTAGAGATGGCGCTGGAGGTGGAGGCCGCCGCTGCCCTGGTGTTCGAGACCTATGCCCACTCGGGCCGCCGAGGCGATGAGGAGTCGAGGCGCCTCTACCGCATCCTCGTGCCCCTGTCCAAGTTCCGGGCGGCCCGCCGCGGGCTGGAGCTGGCCAGCCAGGGGCTGGAGATCATGGGCGGCAACGGCTACATCGAGAATTTCCCCATGGCCCGCCAGCTCCGCGATGCCCAGTGCCACACCATCTGGGAGGGCACCGAGAACATCATCGCTCTGGACGTGTGGCGCGCCATCGCTCGCGAGGGCGCCCATGAGGCCCTCTTCTCCCGCCTAGAGGCTGCCCTGGAGCGGGCTGAGCACCCCCTCCTGCAGCGGTCGCGGCAGGTGACGGCTGGCGCCCTGGCCCAGGCGCGCGAGGCGATAGCCTTCCTCTCAGGGGCCGACGACGAGCTGCGACAGCTCCACGCCCGACGCCTCTCGTCCCTGCTGGCCGACGTGGCCCAGGCGTCCCTGCTGCTGGAGGAGGCGGCCTCGGAGCTGGAGGCCCACGGGTCAGCCCGCAAGGCGGCCGTGGCCGGGCTCTTCGTCCGTCGCCGGCTCCAGTCGGGCCCCCTGGCGGGCATCGACGACGACCGCACGGTGCTCAGGCTCTTCCCGGCCGTGGTCCGCTACGAGCCGCTGGAGCCTTCAGCGCTGGCGTCTGCCTGA